From the Nitratidesulfovibrio sp. genome, one window contains:
- a CDS encoding chemotaxis response regulator CheY, producing the protein MPYDTNMRVLVVDDFSTMRRIIKNILRQLGFTNVVEADDGTTAWEVLNKDRIEFVISDWNMPKMTGIELLRKVRASEEFADMPFLMVTAEAQQENVIEAVQARVSNYIVKPFTAETMKQKIDKIFP; encoded by the coding sequence ATGCCCTATGACACCAATATGCGTGTCCTCGTGGTGGACGACTTTTCCACCATGCGTCGCATCATCAAGAACATCCTGCGCCAGCTGGGGTTCACCAACGTGGTCGAGGCCGACGACGGCACCACCGCGTGGGAAGTACTGAACAAGGACCGCATCGAGTTCGTCATTTCCGACTGGAACATGCCCAAGATGACCGGCATCGAACTGCTGCGCAAGGTGCGCGCCAGCGAGGAATTCGCCGACATGCCGTTCCTGATGGTGACGGCAGAAGCCCAGCAGGAAAACGTCATCGAAGCGGTGCAGGCCAGGGTGTCCAACTACATCGTCAAGCCCTTCACCGCAGAGACCATGAAGCAGAAGATCGACAAGATCTTCCCGTAG
- a CDS encoding flagellar basal body-associated FliL family protein produces MLFMPIVTAAVPDSPAAPGADGLLPDEAGKAELDAGQLDVDSLGPPVEDKVELDLEDAPFLLPEEEKPPPPPPPAAQSLALSPDGDTPKKKKFGLNLSGLLANKKLLLIVVAVLVLLLVGGGAAWFLLRKKAPPPAPPEAAVQKIVVPQQAAPPPAEPAKPAQTILSWEPFWVEQKDAKGAIRFLVVKFSAPTENQKLVFEAQAKKVVIRDAVYYYLKNKSLTYLTDAANAETLKKDILAIMNEYLSIGKLEDLLIENYLVK; encoded by the coding sequence ATGCTGTTCATGCCCATCGTCACCGCTGCCGTACCCGATTCCCCCGCTGCCCCGGGGGCGGACGGCCTGTTGCCCGACGAGGCGGGCAAGGCGGAACTGGACGCCGGGCAACTGGACGTCGATTCGCTGGGGCCCCCGGTGGAAGACAAGGTCGAACTGGACCTTGAGGACGCCCCCTTCCTGCTGCCGGAAGAGGAAAAGCCGCCCCCCCCGCCGCCTCCCGCTGCCCAGTCCCTTGCGCTGTCGCCCGACGGCGACACCCCCAAGAAGAAGAAATTCGGCCTCAACCTTTCCGGGCTGCTGGCCAACAAGAAGCTGCTGCTCATCGTGGTGGCCGTGCTGGTGTTGCTGCTGGTGGGTGGCGGTGCCGCGTGGTTCCTGCTGCGCAAGAAGGCGCCCCCGCCCGCGCCCCCCGAGGCGGCGGTCCAGAAGATCGTGGTGCCCCAGCAGGCCGCGCCGCCCCCGGCGGAACCGGCCAAGCCCGCCCAGACCATCCTGAGTTGGGAACCGTTCTGGGTGGAGCAGAAGGACGCCAAGGGCGCCATCCGTTTCCTGGTCGTCAAATTCTCGGCACCCACGGAAAACCAGAAGCTGGTGTTCGAGGCGCAGGCCAAGAAGGTGGTCATCCGCGATGCCGTGTACTACTATCTGAAGAACAAGTCGTTGACCTACCTCACCGATGCGGCCAATGCGGAAACGCTGAAGAAGGACATCCTGGCCATCATGAATGAATACCTCAGCATCGGTAAGCTGGAGGATTTGCTGATAGAGAATTATCTGGTCAAGTAA
- a CDS encoding flagellar biosynthesis protein FlhF, with the protein MQIKTYTGRNATAVLAKIKAELGSDAVILSSRECREGERTWHEMSVGIEHAAAPGVAGGAGASFGSGGSFGSGGPGGSGGPTPPGWEEWHREWSQMKEHLFALMKPALRMEDLTPRQRVALEYLTREGVDDGVAMTLHRRLAADSGASVLEALADIVPVRGWGLAAWPQRAHVFAGPFGAGKTTAMLRMALALRREKPDLKIVLVNADCGRGHGRLLLKHYAELSDLVYREASTAAEFAAILRECPDAGRILVDLPGVARDGSLARQLAILGLSGAGAGTGVAVHLVLPPHHGPAQMAALLARYAFEGAGSLVWTKLDEACTFGALVNVAAACGLPVSALSYGPGMRNSLVAASDAALWRLLFKRQLPGESPAQAESRPPVRTPAQTGGQTAIRPGSLRPDGIRSDGIPANARPLAGARP; encoded by the coding sequence ATGCAGATCAAGACGTACACAGGTCGGAACGCGACGGCGGTTCTGGCGAAAATCAAGGCCGAACTCGGGTCGGATGCGGTCATCCTGTCTTCGCGCGAATGCCGCGAGGGCGAGCGCACGTGGCACGAGATGAGCGTGGGCATCGAGCATGCGGCCGCGCCCGGCGTTGCCGGGGGCGCGGGGGCGTCCTTTGGGTCCGGTGGGTCCTTTGGGTCCGGTGGGCCTGGCGGGTCTGGTGGCCCCACTCCCCCCGGCTGGGAGGAATGGCACCGCGAATGGAGCCAGATGAAGGAGCACCTGTTCGCGCTGATGAAGCCCGCCCTGCGCATGGAAGACCTGACCCCCCGCCAGCGCGTGGCCCTGGAATACCTGACGCGCGAAGGCGTGGACGACGGCGTGGCCATGACCCTGCACCGCAGGCTGGCGGCCGATTCCGGCGCCTCGGTGCTGGAAGCCCTGGCGGACATCGTGCCCGTGCGCGGCTGGGGTCTTGCGGCATGGCCGCAGCGGGCCCACGTGTTCGCCGGGCCGTTCGGCGCGGGCAAGACCACGGCCATGCTGCGCATGGCGCTGGCCCTGCGCCGCGAAAAGCCGGACCTGAAGATCGTGCTGGTCAACGCCGACTGCGGGCGTGGCCATGGCCGTCTGCTGCTGAAGCACTACGCGGAACTTTCCGACCTTGTGTACCGCGAGGCCTCCACGGCTGCGGAATTCGCGGCCATCCTGCGCGAATGCCCGGATGCGGGACGCATTCTGGTGGACCTGCCCGGCGTCGCGCGCGACGGCAGCCTGGCCCGCCAACTGGCGATCCTGGGGCTTTCGGGCGCGGGGGCCGGAACCGGGGTTGCCGTGCACCTGGTGCTGCCGCCGCACCACGGCCCGGCCCAGATGGCCGCGCTGCTGGCGCGCTATGCCTTCGAGGGGGCGGGCAGCCTTGTCTGGACGAAGCTGGACGAAGCCTGTACCTTCGGGGCATTGGTGAACGTGGCGGCGGCCTGCGGCCTGCCCGTGTCGGCTCTGTCCTACGGCCCCGGCATGCGCAATTCGCTGGTTGCCGCAAGCGATGCGGCGTTGTGGCGCCTGCTGTTCAAACGGCAACTGCCCGGAGAGTCCCCGGCGCAGGCCGAGTCCCGGCCCCCGGTCCGGACTCCGGCCCAAACGGGGGGCCAGACGGCCATCCGCCCCGGCAGCCTCCGGCCAGACGGAATACGGTCTGACGGCATTCCGGCGAACGCCCGGCCCCTGGCTGGCGCAAGGCCCTGA
- a CDS encoding MinD/ParA family protein, with the protein MSPDLPLVFSVTSGKGGVGKTNIAANLACCLAQEGKRVVLLDADLGLANVDVVLGLTPQLNLFHLFHEGVDLSEILCDTPYGFRILPASSGMSEMLSLSTGQKLELLEAMDALEGAVDYLIVDTGAGINDNVLYFNLAAQERLVVLTPEPTSLTDAYALIKVMKLNHGVEHFKVLVNMVPDAQTARDMFTRLYKACDHFLSGVSLDLAGFVPRDPAVRKAVVNQRPFCVMAPDSPACAAVREVARTVQTWDVAASLDGNIKFFWKKLLFRH; encoded by the coding sequence ATGAGCCCCGATCTTCCCCTGGTATTCTCCGTCACCTCCGGCAAGGGTGGCGTCGGCAAGACCAACATCGCCGCCAACCTGGCCTGCTGCCTCGCGCAGGAGGGCAAGCGCGTGGTCCTGCTGGACGCGGACCTTGGCCTTGCCAACGTGGACGTGGTGCTGGGCCTGACCCCGCAGCTGAACCTGTTCCACCTGTTCCACGAAGGCGTCGATCTTTCGGAAATACTCTGCGATACGCCCTACGGCTTCCGCATCCTGCCCGCCTCGTCGGGCATGAGCGAAATGCTGTCGCTTTCCACCGGCCAGAAGCTGGAACTGCTGGAGGCCATGGACGCCCTGGAGGGCGCGGTGGACTACCTGATCGTGGATACCGGCGCGGGCATCAACGACAACGTGCTGTATTTCAACCTGGCGGCCCAAGAGCGGCTGGTGGTGCTCACGCCCGAGCCCACGTCGCTCACCGACGCCTACGCCCTGATCAAGGTGATGAAGCTCAACCATGGGGTGGAGCATTTCAAGGTGCTGGTGAACATGGTGCCCGACGCGCAGACCGCGCGCGACATGTTCACCCGGCTGTACAAGGCCTGCGACCATTTTCTTTCCGGCGTGTCGCTGGACCTCGCGGGCTTTGTCCCGCGCGACCCGGCGGTGCGCAAGGCAGTGGTGAACCAGCGACCCTTCTGCGTCATGGCGCCGGACAGCCCGGCCTGCGCGGCGGTACGCGAGGTGGCCCGGACGGTACAAACGTGGGACGTGGCGGCAAGTCTGGATGGAAACATCAAGTTCTTCTGGAAAAAGCTCCTCTTCCGGCACTAA
- a CDS encoding FliA/WhiG family RNA polymerase sigma factor: METSSSSGKSSSSGTNPWEALESGAVAWGDFSRADQERIVRHYAPKVRFLALRLKAKLPRNVELNELISAGTLGLMEALGKFRPQLGIRFETYAESRIRGAMLDELRRLDWFPRSLRQRVRQLDEAIQRIEHEKGRHPTEAELQDATGLDQKDVRLGLEALQNQLCLSLDAIQDSLAPDASVQGEGEPFQTTATQELIERVAALIDELTPREKLVLSLYYSDELNMRETAEVMGITEGRVSQLHSQALNRLRKEFRNHYGEHGTV; encoded by the coding sequence ATGGAAACATCAAGTTCTTCTGGAAAAAGCTCCTCTTCCGGCACTAACCCTTGGGAGGCGCTGGAATCGGGGGCTGTCGCCTGGGGCGACTTCTCGCGCGCCGACCAGGAACGGATAGTCCGGCACTACGCGCCCAAGGTGCGGTTTCTGGCCTTGCGCCTGAAGGCCAAGCTGCCCCGCAACGTGGAGCTGAACGAGCTCATCAGCGCGGGCACCCTGGGTCTCATGGAGGCGCTGGGCAAGTTCCGGCCGCAGCTTGGCATCCGCTTCGAGACGTATGCCGAAAGCCGCATCCGGGGCGCCATGCTGGACGAGTTGCGGCGGCTGGACTGGTTTCCGCGCAGCCTGCGGCAACGGGTGCGGCAGCTGGACGAGGCAATCCAGCGCATCGAGCACGAAAAGGGACGCCACCCCACCGAAGCCGAATTGCAGGACGCCACGGGACTGGACCAGAAGGATGTACGGCTGGGGCTTGAGGCATTGCAGAACCAGTTGTGCCTCTCGCTCGACGCCATACAGGACTCGCTGGCCCCCGATGCCTCGGTGCAGGGAGAGGGTGAACCGTTCCAGACCACGGCAACGCAGGAGCTCATAGAGCGGGTGGCGGCGCTGATCGACGAATTGACACCCAGAGAGAAGCTGGTATTGTCGTTGTATTATAGCGACGAGCTGAACATGCGCGAAACAGCCGAGGTCATGGGCATTACCGAGGGGCGCGTCTCGCAACTGCACTCCCAGGCGCTCAACAGGCTGCGCAAGGAATTCAGGAACCACTACGGAGAACACGGCACCGTCTGA